The Trichosurus vulpecula isolate mTriVul1 chromosome 3, mTriVul1.pri, whole genome shotgun sequence genome includes a window with the following:
- the LOC118842371 gene encoding WAP four-disulfide core domain protein 5-like, translated as MKSRNLLFLVASLTLATLASSGTLKPSRKETMRGGSCPYDPFLCIQEEPRECLRDEQCSNNQKCCYYRCGFKCVSPVGTNDTAPVKAGQCPPKTDLCLTPNQCEDDGHCQDTMKCCEGMCGKVCTAPVTGSLTQISFAFML; from the exons ATGAAGTCCAGGAACCTCTTATTCCTTGTGGCATCCCTTACCCTTGCGACTCTGGCATCATCAGGGACCCTTAAGCCTTCTAGAAAAG AAACCATGAGAGGAGGGAGTTGCCCCTATGATCCCTTCCTCTGTATTCAGGAAGAGCCCAGGGAGTGCCTGAGAGATGAGCAGTGCTCCAACAATCAGAAATGCTGTTATTATCGTTGTGGCTTCAAGTGTGTGTCCCCCGTGGGGACTAACGACACAG CTCCAGTGAAAGCAGGGCAATGCCCACCTAAGACAGACCTGTGTCTGACTCCAAACCAGTGTGAAGATGATGGGCACTGTCAGGACACCATGAAGTGCTGTGAGGGCATGTGTGGGAAGGTCTGCACAGCTCCAGTGACAG GAAGCTTGACCCAGATCTCCTTTGCCTTCATGCTCTGA